Proteins encoded within one genomic window of Geotalea daltonii FRC-32:
- a CDS encoding spermidine synthase — MSQPWIVIESISTDEGVLQLRRRGEGDFLITVGGLVLMNSRANRSELALGRLACEHLQISDRPRVLVGGLGMGYTLRAVLDTLPASARVVVAELNPVVLQWCRGPLARLTDSAVNDPRVAVEIADVAHVIRRSRRGGEEEGFDAIVLDLYKGPHYRSHKRDDPLYGSKAIDNTRQALKPHGVFAIWGENYDAGFDKRLRDGGFSVKSERPGRGGLRHVVFVAKPQPVGVAKR; from the coding sequence ATGTCCCAACCCTGGATAGTTATTGAAAGTATTTCCACAGACGAAGGGGTCTTGCAGCTTCGTCGTCGTGGCGAAGGAGATTTTCTCATTACTGTTGGGGGGCTGGTGCTGATGAACAGCAGAGCCAATCGCTCAGAGCTCGCCCTCGGTCGTCTGGCCTGCGAACACTTGCAGATCAGTGACAGACCGCGTGTTCTGGTGGGAGGACTTGGCATGGGCTATACCCTCAGAGCTGTTCTCGATACTCTGCCTGCCAGCGCTCGGGTGGTCGTAGCCGAGCTGAATCCGGTTGTTTTGCAGTGGTGCCGGGGACCGTTGGCGAGGCTTACAGATTCGGCCGTCAATGACCCCAGGGTGGCAGTCGAGATAGCCGACGTCGCCCATGTCATCCGCAGATCAAGGAGGGGCGGAGAGGAAGAAGGGTTCGATGCCATAGTCCTTGATCTCTATAAAGGGCCACATTATCGTTCCCATAAACGTGACGATCCCCTCTATGGCAGCAAGGCAATTGACAATACGCGCCAGGCCCTCAAGCCCCATGGTGTATTTGCCATATGGGGCGAAAACTACGATGCTGGATTCGACAAGCGGCTCCGGGATGGTGGGTTTTCAGTGAAAAGCGAACGACCGGGGAGGGGAGGGCTTCGGCATGTGGTGTTCGTGGCAAAGCCACAGCCCGTTGGGGTGGCAAAGAGGTAA
- a CDS encoding SRPBCC family protein: MPEHTLHYSQTLEFPRSCVFEFFAEAANLGTITPPELEFVILSKLPLEMKEGAEIAYRLKLFGVPFSWKSRIIAWSPPDFFVDEQVEGPYRLWIHKHSFRDGPNGTTIIDDDVRFRLPVAPMGEAAYPIVRKQLERIFIYRQQAVRSILLQKQGIK; encoded by the coding sequence ATGCCAGAACACACTTTACATTACTCACAGACACTGGAATTTCCTCGGTCCTGCGTCTTCGAGTTTTTCGCAGAGGCCGCCAATCTGGGGACCATAACCCCTCCCGAGCTGGAATTCGTAATACTCTCCAAACTGCCCCTGGAAATGAAAGAGGGGGCGGAGATAGCCTACCGCTTAAAGCTGTTCGGAGTGCCATTCAGCTGGAAAAGCAGGATCATTGCCTGGTCGCCTCCCGATTTCTTCGTCGATGAGCAGGTGGAAGGCCCCTACCGGCTATGGATCCACAAGCATAGCTTCCGTGACGGGCCCAATGGCACTACCATTATCGATGATGACGTCCGCTTTCGCCTTCCCGTCGCCCCCATGGGGGAGGCTGCCTACCCAATAGTCCGCAAACAGCTGGAACGGATCTTTATCTACCGTCAGCAAGCAGTCAGATCCATACTTCTCCAGAAACAGGGCATCAAGTAA
- a CDS encoding aminotransferase class I/II-fold pyridoxal phosphate-dependent enzyme: MNPLASELNDLLSQHSPHVLEMLSDLGKNLFFPKGILTQSAEAKEKAHKFNATIGIATENGGPMYLQCIQDKLSGFDPKEIYPYAPPAGKPELRSLWREKMLRENPSQQGKHFSNPIVTNALTHGLSIVADMFIDKGDHLILPDMLWGNYNLTFGTCCGAIVQKYPTFTATGGYDIDAFKAVLKNTAAEKGKAVVLLNFPNNPSGYTPTVAEGDALVAAIKEVAESGCNIVAITDDAYFGLFYEDSLKESLFGKLANLHPRILTIKLDGATKEEFVWGFRTGFITFADGNEYENAPVMTALEKKAMGIIRARISNCPHPSQTFVIEALRSPKFLEQKEEKFQVLKGRALKTKEVLNSGKYDKAWDYYPFNSGYFMCLKLKTVDAEKLRQHLLDKYGVGAISIGKTDLRIAFSCIAEKDIPELFDIIFKAVQDLA, encoded by the coding sequence ATGAACCCACTTGCTAGTGAATTAAACGATCTGCTTTCCCAGCACAGTCCGCACGTTTTGGAGATGCTGTCTGATCTGGGGAAAAACCTCTTCTTCCCGAAAGGGATTCTGACCCAATCGGCTGAAGCCAAGGAAAAAGCACACAAGTTCAATGCGACTATCGGCATCGCCACCGAAAACGGTGGCCCCATGTACCTGCAATGCATTCAGGATAAATTGTCCGGCTTTGATCCTAAAGAAATCTATCCCTATGCACCTCCCGCAGGAAAACCCGAGTTGCGCTCTCTTTGGCGTGAGAAGATGCTGCGGGAAAATCCCAGCCAACAGGGCAAACACTTTAGCAATCCCATTGTCACCAATGCCCTGACCCATGGTCTCTCCATTGTCGCAGATATGTTCATTGACAAGGGAGACCACCTGATCCTTCCTGACATGCTCTGGGGTAACTATAACCTGACCTTCGGAACCTGCTGCGGTGCAATTGTTCAGAAATATCCTACCTTCACTGCCACTGGCGGCTATGATATCGATGCGTTCAAAGCTGTCCTCAAGAATACGGCAGCAGAGAAAGGCAAGGCTGTAGTTCTTCTTAACTTCCCAAACAACCCGAGCGGCTACACGCCGACCGTTGCGGAGGGAGATGCCCTGGTAGCCGCCATAAAGGAGGTTGCTGAGTCGGGTTGTAATATTGTTGCCATTACAGATGATGCTTACTTCGGGCTTTTCTATGAAGACAGTCTCAAAGAGTCATTGTTTGGCAAGCTTGCCAACCTCCATCCTCGCATCCTGACCATAAAGCTCGACGGTGCAACTAAAGAGGAGTTCGTTTGGGGGTTCCGTACCGGCTTCATAACCTTTGCCGACGGCAACGAATATGAGAACGCACCGGTCATGACCGCCCTCGAGAAGAAAGCCATGGGGATTATCCGCGCCCGCATCTCAAACTGTCCGCACCCTTCCCAGACGTTCGTCATCGAGGCGCTGCGTTCGCCCAAATTCCTCGAGCAAAAGGAAGAAAAGTTCCAGGTGCTCAAGGGGAGAGCCCTCAAAACCAAGGAGGTGCTTAACAGCGGCAAGTATGATAAGGCTTGGGACTACTATCCCTTCAATTCCGGCTATTTCATGTGCCTTAAACTGAAAACCGTTGATGCGGAGAAACTGCGCCAGCACCTGCTGGACAAATACGGGGTAGGCGCCATTTCCATTGGTAAAACCGACCTGCGCATTGCATTTTCGTGCATTGCCGAAAAGGACATTCCCGAACTATTTGATATCATCTTCAAAGCAGTCCAGGATCTGGCCTGA
- a CDS encoding L-lactate MFS transporter has translation MSQTSTNKGWQVTMAGLGINLALGVLYAWSIFKGAIKASIEQGGPDAFQWSLSSINDPYALCCLVFAFAMIVAGKCQDKLGPARTALIGGLFVGSGFTLMSFSNSYAAWVIGFGVLAGTGFGFGYAAATPPALKWFSSTKTGVIAGTVVAGFGLAPVYIAPLSSFLLGTYGIQKSMLFLGIGFTVAVCGLSFLLINPPQGYVPAEPAKKDDGKPAAKAVYNANISEMMRSPKFYLLWMNFFIGSGAGLMVIGSVAGLAKKSMGPMAFVAVAIMAIGNASGRVIAGILSDKIGRKATLTIMLGFQAVMMFAAIPVVGSGSASLLVVLATFIGFNYGSNLCLFPSFAKDYWGFKNYGLNYGVLFTAWGVGGFVMGRVSEMLNAVPGGLNKSFILAGVLCATGTILTIFLREKKKVEVSAPVIMGEPVAVKEDY, from the coding sequence ATGTCACAAACATCGACTAACAAGGGTTGGCAGGTTACTATGGCCGGTCTGGGCATCAACCTGGCACTCGGCGTGCTGTACGCTTGGAGTATTTTCAAGGGAGCAATAAAGGCATCCATCGAACAAGGTGGGCCAGATGCTTTCCAGTGGAGTCTCTCCTCCATAAACGATCCATATGCTCTTTGCTGTCTCGTGTTTGCCTTTGCCATGATTGTCGCCGGCAAGTGCCAGGACAAACTTGGCCCCGCGCGCACCGCACTGATCGGTGGGCTTTTTGTCGGCAGCGGTTTTACCCTGATGTCATTCTCCAACAGCTATGCTGCCTGGGTAATCGGCTTCGGAGTGCTGGCTGGTACTGGTTTCGGTTTTGGCTACGCTGCAGCTACTCCTCCTGCTCTTAAATGGTTTTCTTCAACAAAAACCGGGGTCATCGCAGGCACGGTCGTGGCCGGTTTCGGTCTTGCTCCGGTCTATATTGCACCGCTTTCAAGCTTCCTTTTGGGCACTTATGGAATACAGAAGTCGATGCTGTTCCTGGGCATCGGCTTTACGGTTGCGGTCTGTGGGCTCTCTTTCCTGCTGATTAACCCGCCGCAAGGATATGTGCCTGCCGAGCCGGCCAAAAAAGATGACGGCAAGCCTGCCGCCAAGGCAGTCTACAACGCAAATATCAGCGAAATGATGCGGTCACCCAAGTTCTATCTCCTCTGGATGAACTTCTTTATCGGTTCGGGTGCTGGCCTCATGGTTATCGGCAGCGTTGCCGGTCTGGCCAAGAAGAGCATGGGACCGATGGCATTTGTTGCCGTTGCCATCATGGCAATCGGTAACGCCAGTGGCCGGGTTATTGCCGGCATCCTTTCGGACAAGATCGGCCGCAAAGCCACCCTGACAATAATGCTTGGCTTCCAGGCCGTTATGATGTTTGCAGCTATCCCGGTGGTAGGTTCCGGCAGCGCCAGTCTCCTGGTCGTGCTCGCTACCTTCATCGGTTTCAACTACGGCAGCAACCTCTGCCTCTTCCCTTCCTTTGCGAAGGATTACTGGGGCTTCAAGAACTACGGCCTCAATTATGGGGTTCTTTTTACCGCGTGGGGCGTGGGCGGATTCGTCATGGGTCGTGTTTCCGAAATGCTTAACGCCGTTCCCGGCGGTCTGAATAAATCATTCATTCTTGCAGGCGTCCTTTGTGCCACCGGCACAATACTGACCATCTTCCTCCGCGAGAAGAAGAAGGTCGAGGTTTCGGCTCCTGTTATCATGGGCGAACCGGTTGCAGTGAAAGAAGACTACTAG
- a CDS encoding Tad domain-containing protein, producing the protein MDDQEEQGMDTTYVGIMLVVFLVIAGLAINIGYMYVSEDDLHNAAELSALAGAQAIGQQMQLSARTGTGKLKETIYDQVQPAARAAAIDHVSGHHQASALIEIRNSNINRLTTENDLTMGFWNISSRTYTPGGTPVNAVQVRTRRTAESESAGLGTLGSILSKISGSQKLNYTPEAVAAIPALADANFSVCVDACGTECTYPNICTIQERKLSPDSSDPRMDSPTKSRYAYTSLSYPPGDTMSLSNLICMGMPPKEVCGKEIYTIRDRDDNALRDMESVMYNPNMNKANKDYDKATGALQGWWVIAPVTDCLPATQENSHERHRVTKYALIRISRICVTGTTGCSQNDTAFDAPAAQCREDNGLYIDRISCLGCGSPTMTQFPGLHPVLVK; encoded by the coding sequence ATGGACGATCAAGAAGAACAGGGAATGGATACCACCTACGTCGGGATCATGCTGGTGGTCTTTCTTGTAATTGCAGGTCTGGCAATAAATATAGGCTATATGTATGTCAGCGAAGACGACCTGCATAATGCAGCGGAGTTATCCGCTCTTGCCGGCGCCCAGGCAATCGGGCAGCAGATGCAGCTTTCGGCCAGGACCGGTACCGGGAAACTGAAAGAAACAATCTACGATCAGGTGCAACCTGCCGCAAGGGCCGCGGCTATCGATCACGTTTCAGGACACCACCAAGCGTCAGCCTTAATAGAAATACGCAACAGCAATATCAATCGGCTCACCACCGAGAATGACCTTACAATGGGGTTCTGGAATATTAGCTCCCGGACCTACACTCCCGGCGGGACACCGGTCAATGCTGTTCAAGTCAGGACTCGACGCACAGCCGAAAGCGAATCTGCCGGTCTCGGTACCCTGGGAAGCATTCTGTCCAAAATCTCCGGCTCTCAAAAGCTGAATTACACCCCGGAGGCAGTGGCCGCCATTCCAGCCCTGGCAGACGCAAATTTTTCCGTCTGTGTCGATGCCTGTGGCACGGAATGTACTTATCCCAACATCTGCACTATTCAGGAAAGGAAGCTGAGCCCGGATTCATCCGATCCGAGGATGGATTCTCCCACCAAGAGCCGCTACGCTTACACATCTCTGTCGTATCCCCCAGGAGACACAATGAGTCTGTCAAATCTGATCTGCATGGGGATGCCTCCCAAGGAGGTATGCGGAAAGGAGATTTACACCATCCGGGACAGGGACGACAATGCACTGCGGGATATGGAATCGGTGATGTACAATCCGAACATGAACAAGGCTAACAAGGATTACGACAAGGCAACCGGCGCTTTGCAAGGATGGTGGGTCATTGCCCCGGTGACCGATTGCCTACCGGCCACGCAGGAAAATAGTCACGAACGTCACAGGGTGACAAAGTATGCCTTGATCAGAATCAGCAGGATATGTGTAACGGGAACCACCGGTTGCTCCCAAAACGATACTGCTTTTGATGCGCCGGCAGCTCAATGCCGCGAGGATAACGGCCTGTATATCGACCGCATTTCGTGCCTCGGTTGTGGAAGTCCTACCATGACTCAATTCCCGGGGCTGCATCCGGTTCTGGTAAAATAG
- a CDS encoding type II toxin-antitoxin system PemK/MazF family toxin has protein sequence MVKPLKMVPGGKQPWVPDRQDIIWINCNPQAGNEMRDIHPFLVISPQTFNERTSLVIGLPMTTAEYNSDNPFAVAIGLAKGKKTGKTSYVLCHQPKSFDWRIRNGAPHPLKRLDDHLFAECCARLNQIMQLAR, from the coding sequence ATGGTAAAGCCGCTCAAAATGGTGCCGGGCGGCAAGCAGCCGTGGGTTCCGGACCGGCAGGATATCATCTGGATAAACTGCAACCCGCAGGCAGGCAACGAAATGCGGGACATTCACCCGTTTCTGGTTATCTCGCCACAGACGTTCAACGAGCGGACATCATTGGTAATCGGTCTTCCCATGACCACCGCGGAATATAATTCCGACAACCCCTTTGCCGTTGCCATCGGTCTTGCCAAGGGTAAAAAAACCGGCAAAACAAGCTATGTCCTTTGTCACCAGCCCAAGTCCTTTGACTGGCGCATCCGCAATGGAGCGCCGCACCCGCTCAAGCGCCTTGATGACCACCTGTTTGCCGAATGCTGCGCCCGGCTCAACCAGATTATGCAGTTGGCGCGGTGA
- a CDS encoding AbrB/MazE/SpoVT family DNA-binding domain-containing protein encodes MAHVEAVLGIKKWGNNLGVRLPANVAKAAHLHPDQMVRVSVDDGTVTITPVDGLELTLEQRLALFDPAKHGGEVMTVEPLGAEKW; translated from the coding sequence ATGGCACATGTTGAAGCCGTTCTTGGCATAAAAAAATGGGGCAACAATCTGGGGGTTCGCTTGCCGGCAAATGTGGCGAAAGCCGCTCATTTACATCCCGATCAGATGGTGCGTGTTTCCGTCGATGACGGCACCGTGACCATCACGCCGGTTGACGGGTTGGAACTGACTCTTGAGCAGCGGCTTGCTCTGTTTGATCCCGCAAAACATGGCGGCGAAGTAATGACCGTCGAACCGTTGGGCGCGGAAAAATGGTAA
- a CDS encoding helix-turn-helix transcriptional regulator, translated as MQEYAVIPYDEYRSLLADAEMPADVRAFDSATKALAAGEEEVIPSEVVDRLLDGENPIRVWREYRRLSAADLAKACGVTAAAISQIESGKRKSSVTLLHKIARTLKVDLEMLIVADDGLSAA; from the coding sequence TTGCAAGAATATGCCGTCATACCTTATGATGAATACCGGAGCCTGCTGGCGGATGCGGAAATGCCGGCCGACGTGAGGGCCTTCGATTCGGCAACTAAAGCCCTTGCCGCCGGAGAGGAAGAAGTCATTCCCTCGGAGGTGGTCGATCGCCTGCTGGATGGCGAGAACCCAATTCGCGTCTGGAGGGAATACCGCCGCCTGTCGGCGGCCGACCTGGCAAAAGCGTGCGGCGTAACCGCAGCCGCCATCTCCCAGATCGAATCTGGAAAACGAAAATCTTCCGTAACACTCCTGCATAAGATAGCCCGCACCCTCAAAGTCGACCTGGAAATGCTGATCGTTGCAGATGATGGGTTATCGGCAGCGTAA
- a CDS encoding helix-turn-helix domain-containing transcriptional regulator encodes MLDGDSATAKLILRDLINATVGFERMAEEVHKPSKSLHRMLSASGNPTMENLAAIFATIKKAMHVRIDTTVTAV; translated from the coding sequence TTGCTGGATGGTGACTCCGCGACTGCAAAACTGATCTTGCGCGACCTGATCAACGCGACGGTCGGCTTCGAGCGCATGGCCGAAGAGGTTCACAAACCGAGCAAAAGCCTCCATCGCATGCTTTCCGCTTCCGGAAACCCGACAATGGAGAACCTGGCAGCCATCTTCGCCACCATTAAAAAGGCCATGCACGTGAGGATTGACACAACCGTTACGGCCGTATAA
- a CDS encoding AbiJ-NTD4 domain-containing protein, which yields MSDLFSKRFGYRQASEAEITVREDAPHELRGVVIQVAYQCGFGPSNLRSLLCGILRKRPDTSNWSEYPNIDREVRELIDNCEWFRVYDVIEGIAQCMNETPFSYAPEKFQYEMNEYFIENGIGWKLTEAGIEIRGPATFEQTFHNAVEQLQGSGFFVAKNELKESLHDLSRRPVPDITGAIQHSMAAMECVAREACGDKKATLGDIMKRYAGLIPRPLDDAVSKAWGFASENARHLRETSNPSFDEAELIVGMSCAIASYLAKKNQQVPLGK from the coding sequence ATGAGTGATTTGTTCTCAAAAAGATTTGGTTATCGTCAGGCTTCCGAGGCTGAAATCACAGTTCGAGAAGATGCCCCCCATGAACTGCGTGGTGTCGTAATCCAAGTTGCATATCAATGCGGTTTTGGTCCCTCAAACCTTCGTTCTCTTTTGTGCGGCATCCTCAGAAAGAGACCCGACACGAGCAACTGGTCTGAATACCCGAATATTGACAGGGAAGTTCGTGAGTTGATAGACAATTGTGAGTGGTTTCGCGTTTATGATGTAATCGAGGGAATCGCGCAATGTATGAACGAGACACCTTTTTCATATGCACCCGAGAAATTTCAGTATGAAATGAATGAATACTTCATCGAAAATGGGATTGGTTGGAAACTTACAGAAGCAGGTATTGAGATAAGAGGTCCCGCTACCTTTGAGCAGACATTTCACAATGCCGTTGAACAGCTTCAAGGATCAGGCTTCTTTGTGGCTAAAAACGAGTTGAAAGAGTCACTTCACGATCTATCGCGACGTCCTGTGCCTGATATTACTGGAGCAATTCAGCATTCAATGGCCGCAATGGAGTGTGTTGCAAGAGAGGCCTGTGGCGATAAGAAGGCCACTCTCGGTGATATTATGAAGCGATATGCTGGGCTGATTCCACGCCCTCTTGATGATGCTGTTTCAAAGGCTTGGGGATTCGCTTCCGAAAACGCACGTCATCTACGGGAAACTAGCAATCCTTCTTTTGACGAAGCAGAACTCATAGTAGGAATGTCTTGCGCCATTGCATCATATTTGGCAAAGAAGAATCAACAGGTACCGCTGGGAAAATAA
- a CDS encoding GIY-YIG nuclease family protein, whose amino-acid sequence MPERPFSIKIFLPYGQPDGLRIVDKSNWTGRGVVFPRSLLPDIKKRDEFQETGVYVLVGPSEEGELPRIYIGEGDPVKGRLEQHFSKKDFWTWAMFFVSKDRSLNKAHVQHLEAQLVRIAREAKRSFFDNLNEPQNPSLSEAEVADVESFLEDMLSIFPLVGLSAFQRVESTNVGKHQLLTLESKGIKATGYESPEGFNIKEGSQAVKAEVPSIHHYMSVLRRELRETGVLTEKGDVLEFTQDYFFNSPSTAAGVALGRSANGRIEWKNSKGETLKQIQEKAAEGNGAA is encoded by the coding sequence ATGCCAGAAAGACCATTTTCGATCAAGATATTCCTGCCTTATGGCCAACCTGACGGGCTTCGCATTGTTGACAAGTCAAACTGGACTGGGCGAGGCGTTGTTTTTCCACGCTCATTACTCCCCGACATCAAGAAAAGAGATGAATTTCAGGAAACGGGCGTATATGTGCTGGTAGGACCATCAGAAGAGGGTGAGCTGCCAAGGATTTACATTGGTGAAGGAGATCCTGTTAAGGGGCGACTTGAGCAACATTTTTCGAAAAAAGACTTTTGGACTTGGGCCATGTTTTTCGTCTCGAAAGATCGATCGCTGAACAAGGCGCATGTGCAGCATCTGGAAGCACAGCTAGTTCGTATAGCGCGGGAAGCTAAGAGGTCATTTTTCGACAATCTCAATGAGCCACAGAATCCTTCCCTTTCCGAAGCAGAAGTTGCAGATGTGGAAAGTTTTTTGGAGGACATGCTCAGCATCTTTCCTTTGGTCGGCCTCAGTGCCTTCCAGAGAGTCGAGTCAACGAACGTAGGGAAACACCAGCTACTGACATTAGAATCGAAAGGGATAAAGGCCACTGGCTATGAATCTCCCGAAGGATTCAATATTAAAGAAGGGTCGCAGGCAGTGAAGGCGGAAGTACCTTCAATCCATCACTATATGTCTGTTCTTAGGCGTGAATTGCGAGAGACCGGGGTGCTTACCGAAAAAGGAGATGTTTTAGAATTTACTCAAGACTACTTTTTTAACTCTCCTTCAACCGCTGCAGGTGTTGCTCTTGGGAGAAGTGCTAACGGCAGAATTGAGTGGAAGAACAGCAAAGGGGAGACGTTGAAGCAGATTCAAGAGAAGGCTGCCGAAGGCAACGGAGCAGCGTAA
- a CDS encoding HNH endonuclease signature motif containing protein: MLRTITLVCQPALDACHSLQTSLILWLCEATRVAADVTAANLRALHASPIVGDWLVAFLNKEHKEKTLLSRAITIAALSVTEKNSLVCWLDASNNTANQFQNPPPAWPIKPVCSDDGWNAVKELLIEFYNKGLGEGVPFDQNGDPVAAGGVNRQSFADAFKAEHGERSCILCDGPFVSPEVDHWIAKKHFPGLSTASHNLIPICHDCNKRANKGEKPVWDNAGNAFDEWFHPVFRSAHGCFEPRHQMTQIKIMPTAVEHTERVKRLDRLINLSSRWTSEFKMQTRSYKNSLRGQIRRGSIQATTVDIGSELQELQLKIADENPPEANNIIRNLTLTIMQEPAKLEALLTELTT, encoded by the coding sequence ATGCTTAGAACGATTACTCTCGTTTGCCAGCCAGCACTTGACGCTTGTCATTCTCTTCAAACAAGTCTCATCCTTTGGTTGTGCGAGGCAACTCGTGTTGCAGCGGATGTCACTGCAGCTAATTTGCGTGCCTTGCATGCAAGCCCTATTGTTGGTGATTGGTTGGTCGCATTTCTTAATAAAGAACATAAAGAAAAGACTTTGCTTTCCAGAGCAATAACAATCGCGGCTCTGTCGGTGACGGAAAAAAACAGCTTAGTTTGTTGGTTGGATGCGAGTAACAATACGGCAAATCAGTTTCAGAATCCTCCTCCAGCTTGGCCAATTAAACCGGTTTGTAGTGATGATGGTTGGAACGCAGTTAAAGAGCTTTTGATAGAGTTTTACAATAAAGGGCTAGGGGAGGGCGTACCTTTTGATCAAAATGGAGATCCTGTTGCAGCAGGAGGTGTTAACAGGCAATCGTTTGCTGATGCATTTAAAGCTGAACATGGTGAAAGATCATGCATATTGTGCGATGGTCCATTCGTATCTCCAGAAGTAGACCACTGGATTGCGAAGAAACACTTCCCGGGGCTATCTACAGCATCACACAATCTTATCCCCATTTGCCATGATTGTAATAAACGAGCAAATAAAGGAGAAAAACCCGTTTGGGATAATGCAGGGAATGCGTTTGATGAATGGTTTCACCCGGTGTTCCGTTCAGCCCATGGATGTTTTGAGCCACGTCACCAGATGACGCAGATTAAGATAATGCCAACGGCAGTTGAGCACACTGAACGAGTTAAGAGGCTCGATCGGTTGATCAACCTTTCCAGTCGCTGGACATCTGAATTCAAAATGCAAACACGTTCTTATAAAAACAGTCTTCGAGGACAGATACGTAGAGGCTCAATTCAAGCAACAACTGTTGATATTGGTTCTGAGCTGCAGGAGCTGCAGCTAAAAATTGCTGACGAAAATCCCCCTGAAGCAAATAATATTATCAGAAATCTGACATTAACCATCATGCAGGAGCCAGCAAAGCTTGAAGCATTGCTGACGGAGCTTACGACATAA